Proteins encoded together in one Corvus hawaiiensis isolate bCorHaw1 chromosome 15, bCorHaw1.pri.cur, whole genome shotgun sequence window:
- the NME5 gene encoding nucleoside diphosphate kinase homolog 5 isoform X2 — MEILMPEPQIYVERTLAIIKPDVIDKEEEIEDLILRLGFHIIQKRKLQLSPEQCSNFYGEQFGKVFFPNLTAYMSSGPIVAMVLARNCAVSYWKELLGPSNSLRARRTHPHSLRALYGTDELRNGLHGSLSISSAEREIRFIFPEAILEPVPTGQRARDYLNLYVKPTLLAGLTALCKEKPADPMIWLADWLIEHNPNKPKLQYHISQEEHRG; from the exons ATGGAGATCTTAATGCCTGAACCTCAGATTTATGTGGAAAGAACTCTGGCTATCATCAAACCAGATGTCATCgataaagaagaagaaatagagGATCTCATTCTCCGATTAGGATTCCACATCATTCAG AAACGGAAGCTCCAGTTAAGCCCAGAGCAGTGTAGCAACTTCTACGGAGAACAATTTGGAAAagtgttttttcctaatttaaCAGCCTATATGAGTTCTGGTCCTATAGTTGCTATGGTTCTTGCTAGAAATTGTGCAGTCTCATACTGGAAGGAATTGCTTGGACCATCCAACAGCCTAAGAGCTAGGAGAACTCACCCTCACAG CTTAAGAGCACTCTATGGAACTGATGAGCTGAGGAATGGGCTCCACGGCAGTCTCAGCATCTcctcagcagagagagaaattcGATTCATATTTCCAGAAG CAATCTTGGAGCCTGTTCCCACTGGACAAAGAGCTCGGGATTACCTGAACCTGTATGTGAAGCCCACGCTGCTGGCTGGGCTCACTGCCCTGTGCAAAGAGAAGCCAGCAGACCCCATG ATTTGGCTTGCTGACTGGCTGATTGAACACAATCCTAATAAACCTAAACTACAATATCACATCTCTCAGGAAGAGCATCGGGGGTGA
- the NME5 gene encoding nucleoside diphosphate kinase homolog 5 isoform X3 → MEILMPEPQIYVERTLAIIKPDVIDKEEEIEDLILRLGFHIIQKRKLQLSPEQCSNFYGEQFGKVFFPNLTAYMSSGPIVAMVLARNCAVSYWKELLGPSNSLRARRTHPHSLRALYGTDELRNGLHGSLSISSAEREIRFIFPEAILEPVPTGQRARDYLNLYVKPTLLAGLTALCKEKPADPMYAFQKKKP, encoded by the exons ATGGAGATCTTAATGCCTGAACCTCAGATTTATGTGGAAAGAACTCTGGCTATCATCAAACCAGATGTCATCgataaagaagaagaaatagagGATCTCATTCTCCGATTAGGATTCCACATCATTCAG AAACGGAAGCTCCAGTTAAGCCCAGAGCAGTGTAGCAACTTCTACGGAGAACAATTTGGAAAagtgttttttcctaatttaaCAGCCTATATGAGTTCTGGTCCTATAGTTGCTATGGTTCTTGCTAGAAATTGTGCAGTCTCATACTGGAAGGAATTGCTTGGACCATCCAACAGCCTAAGAGCTAGGAGAACTCACCCTCACAG CTTAAGAGCACTCTATGGAACTGATGAGCTGAGGAATGGGCTCCACGGCAGTCTCAGCATCTcctcagcagagagagaaattcGATTCATATTTCCAGAAG CAATCTTGGAGCCTGTTCCCACTGGACAAAGAGCTCGGGATTACCTGAACCTGTATGTGAAGCCCACGCTGCTGGCTGGGCTCACTGCCCTGTGCAAAGAGAAGCCAGCAGACCCCATG tatgcttttcagaaaaaaaagccttaa